A region from the Vigna radiata var. radiata cultivar VC1973A unplaced genomic scaffold, Vradiata_ver6 scaffold_133, whole genome shotgun sequence genome encodes:
- the LOC106753435 gene encoding uncharacterized protein LOC106753435 — translation MEKYDGSTDPDEHLRSFVGAMTVYSTDNLVWCRVFSLSLKGEALAWFHSLEHKTIDGFGTLRNLFRQQYASIMAQELTYLALLKIRQEAGSFADSLYAESSLTMGELQNRATKFICIEEMWAFQKSQREEAAQVGNPNHERKEGKRLLPTPPNADGGKYYCYHQNLGHSTEDCVAFNDKIEELIRTGYLKKYVR, via the exons ATGGAGAAATACGATGGATCAACCGACCCAGATGAGCATCTACGATCGTTTGTAGGTGCAATGACTGTCTATTCTACTGACAATCTGGTGTGGTGTAGAGTTTTCTCTTTGTCATTAAAGGGAGAGGCCTTGGCTTGGTTCCATTCTTTGGAACACAAGACAATAGATGGGTTTGGAACGCTGCGTAATTTGTTTAGGCAACAATACGCGTCCATCATGGCCCAAGAGCTGACGTATTTGGCGTTACTAAAGATAAGGCAAGAAGCGG GATCCTTTGCTGATAGTCTGTATGCTGAATCGTCGCTGACAATGGGGGAATTACAAAATAGAGCGACCAAATTCATATGCATTGAAGAAATGTGGGCCTTTCAGAAAAGCCAAAGGGAAGAAGCAGCGCAGGTGGGAAACCCTAATCATGAACGGAAAGAAGGGAAGAGATTG CTACCAACACCTCCAAATGCTGATGGGGGAAAGTATTATTGTTATCATCAGAATCTCGGCCATAGCACAGAAGATTGTGTTGCTTTTAATGACAAGATTGAGGAACTGATAAGGACAGGGTATCTTAAGAAATATGTTCGTTAG